Proteins encoded in a region of the Chryseobacterium piperi genome:
- a CDS encoding formylglycine-generating enzyme family protein yields the protein MSPFKKCNAILFALLLIACTKTTEKKSHCANTPQRFTESQATNQIKISENSTTSGMKYIPGGTFSMGGDNDQASDDEYPKHKVTLDPFWIDEAEVTNAEFKKFVTATGYITTAEKKPDWEELKQSLPPGTPKPPDSVMVASSLVFKPTTGAVELNDYSQWWTWVKGADWKHPQGPHSNIEGKENYPVVHVSWYDAKAYCQWAGKRLPTEAEWEFAARGGLKDNIYPWGNEPINMGKSKANSWEGKFPYYNEKKDGFLTSAPVKSYPANGYGLYDMAGNVWEWNSDWYDAAYYKSSSTENPQGPQKSYDPDDPHTAKRVLRGGSFLCNDSYCSGYRAARRMKNTPDTSLEHTGFRCVQDIEKPF from the coding sequence ATGAGTCCATTCAAAAAATGCAATGCTATTCTATTCGCTCTACTTTTAATAGCTTGTACTAAAACGACAGAGAAAAAATCACATTGTGCAAATACTCCTCAGCGCTTTACAGAATCACAGGCTACTAATCAAATTAAAATAAGTGAAAATTCAACGACCTCCGGCATGAAATATATCCCGGGGGGAACATTCTCTATGGGAGGAGACAACGATCAGGCATCTGATGATGAATATCCAAAGCATAAGGTCACTCTAGATCCTTTTTGGATTGATGAAGCTGAAGTTACCAATGCAGAATTTAAAAAGTTTGTAACAGCTACAGGCTATATAACTACAGCGGAAAAAAAGCCGGACTGGGAAGAACTAAAACAATCCTTACCTCCTGGAACCCCAAAACCTCCAGATAGTGTTATGGTAGCCTCATCGTTGGTATTCAAACCTACTACAGGTGCTGTAGAGCTCAATGATTATAGCCAGTGGTGGACCTGGGTAAAAGGAGCTGACTGGAAGCACCCGCAAGGACCTCACAGTAATATTGAGGGTAAAGAAAACTATCCAGTTGTACATGTGAGTTGGTATGATGCTAAAGCATATTGTCAATGGGCAGGAAAAAGACTTCCGACAGAGGCTGAATGGGAATTTGCCGCACGGGGAGGTTTAAAAGACAATATCTACCCTTGGGGAAATGAACCTATCAATATGGGAAAATCTAAAGCCAATAGCTGGGAAGGAAAGTTTCCTTATTATAACGAAAAAAAAGACGGATTTCTAACCTCAGCACCTGTAAAATCTTATCCAGCCAATGGGTATGGCTTATATGATATGGCGGGAAATGTATGGGAGTGGAACAGTGATTGGTATGATGCAGCTTATTACAAATCCTCTTCTACAGAAAATCCACAAGGTCCTCAAAAGAGCTATGACCCTGATGATCCCCATACGGCCAAACGGGTTTTACGTGGCGGTAGTTTTCTGTGTAATGACAGCTATTGCAGTGGTTATCGTGCTGCCAGACGTATGAAAAACACACCGGATACCAGTCTGGAACACACGGGATTTCGCTGCGTACAAGATATTGAAAAACCTTTTTAG
- a CDS encoding sulfatase family protein, producing MKKFYCLLFLFLLPVFWYAQEKPNVIYIYADDIGYGDVSSYGATKIKTPNIDALAKQGIRFTNGHSTSATCTPSRYALMTGRYPWRQKGTSILAGDAALIIPVDKITLPKVFKQAGYSTGIVGKWHLGLGNTVEKNWNSPIKPGPNETGFDYSFIFPATADRVPTIFMENQLVVGLDDIDPIAVDYLKKIGNEPTGKEHPELLKMKSTPNHGHDQTIVNGIGRIGYMTGGKKARWVDEEISFTFLEKAKRFIEDHKKEPFFLYFGATEPHVPRMPATQFKGKSGLGYRGDAILQLDWLVGEIMQKVKVSGIENNTIIIFTSDNGPVLDDGYEDGAVTELNGHTPSGNLRGGKYSTLEAGTRVPFIISWKGKTSPRISGALVSQMDLLASFASMFHIAIPPNEAIDSENHLNTLLGKTDKGRDSYVEQGSTLAIVLGDWKMIPPNKGPANTGSSLTNIETGNLLQPQLFYLKDDISENNNLAEKYPEKVKQMEVLLNTIKEKSN from the coding sequence ATGAAAAAGTTTTATTGCCTTCTCTTCCTATTTTTATTGCCAGTATTCTGGTACGCACAGGAAAAACCTAATGTTATTTACATTTATGCTGACGACATCGGATATGGTGACGTTAGTTCTTATGGAGCTACCAAAATAAAAACACCTAATATTGATGCACTGGCAAAGCAGGGTATCCGCTTTACTAATGGACATTCCACATCGGCAACCTGTACTCCTTCCCGCTATGCATTAATGACCGGACGTTATCCATGGCGACAAAAAGGTACCTCAATTTTAGCAGGCGATGCCGCATTAATAATTCCTGTGGATAAAATAACTCTTCCAAAAGTTTTTAAACAGGCTGGCTACAGTACGGGTATTGTCGGAAAATGGCATCTTGGATTAGGAAACACAGTAGAAAAAAACTGGAATTCCCCAATAAAGCCCGGTCCTAATGAAACAGGTTTTGATTACTCATTTATCTTTCCTGCTACGGCTGATCGTGTTCCCACTATTTTTATGGAAAATCAACTCGTTGTCGGATTAGATGATATAGATCCCATTGCTGTAGACTACTTAAAAAAAATTGGTAACGAACCTACCGGAAAAGAACACCCTGAATTATTAAAAATGAAATCCACGCCCAATCATGGACACGATCAAACGATCGTAAATGGGATTGGTCGTATCGGTTATATGACCGGTGGAAAAAAAGCAAGATGGGTAGACGAAGAGATTTCTTTTACTTTTCTAGAAAAGGCAAAAAGATTTATTGAGGATCATAAAAAAGAACCCTTCTTTCTTTATTTCGGCGCTACAGAACCTCATGTTCCCCGTATGCCTGCCACTCAATTCAAAGGAAAAAGTGGTCTCGGATACCGTGGAGATGCCATTTTGCAATTGGACTGGCTCGTAGGTGAAATTATGCAAAAAGTGAAAGTTTCAGGAATTGAGAATAATACGATTATTATCTTCACCAGCGATAATGGCCCTGTCCTCGATGACGGCTATGAAGACGGTGCTGTTACCGAGCTGAATGGACATACCCCTTCCGGAAACCTGCGTGGTGGTAAATACAGTACCTTAGAAGCCGGGACAAGAGTTCCTTTTATCATCAGCTGGAAAGGAAAGACCTCTCCACGTATTTCAGGAGCATTAGTTAGCCAGATGGATTTACTCGCATCGTTTGCTTCAATGTTTCATATCGCTATTCCTCCCAACGAAGCTATTGACAGTGAGAATCATTTAAATACATTATTAGGGAAAACCGATAAAGGCAGGGACAGTTATGTAGAACAAGGCAGTACATTAGCTATAGTTTTAGGGGATTGGAAAATGATACCTCCTAATAAAGGTCCTGCTAATACAGGGTCCTCCCTCACCAATATCGAAACAGGAAACTTATTGCAGCCTCAATTATTTTATTTAAAAGATGATATAAGCGAAAACAATAATCTTGCAGAAAAATACCCTGAAAAAGTAAAACAAATGGAAGTCTTATTGAATACAATAAAAGAAAAATCTAATTGA
- a CDS encoding cysteine hydrolase family protein: MKLRDKKPALILIDVQKGFLEENYWGGNRNNKNAEQICRNILEKWRALGLPIFHIRHSSDNPNSKLHESNPGFEFNENVLPLNHEVIITKNVNSAFIGTDLKDRIDNQNINTLVIVGITTNHCVSTTTRMSGNYGYETYVISDATAAFDRIGINGEKYDAEIIHYTTLANLNDEFATIWNSEKLLKEL; the protein is encoded by the coding sequence ATGAAATTGAGAGATAAAAAACCGGCTCTGATCCTTATCGATGTTCAAAAAGGATTTCTTGAAGAAAATTATTGGGGAGGCAATCGTAACAACAAAAATGCTGAACAAATTTGTAGAAACATATTAGAAAAATGGAGAGCGTTAGGTTTACCTATTTTCCATATAAGACACAGTTCCGACAATCCCAATTCAAAGCTTCATGAATCTAATCCGGGATTTGAATTTAATGAAAATGTTCTACCATTAAACCATGAGGTCATCATCACAAAAAACGTAAATAGCGCTTTTATTGGAACCGATTTAAAAGATCGAATTGATAATCAAAACATTAACACCCTTGTCATTGTAGGAATTACTACCAATCACTGTGTTTCAACCACAACAAGAATGTCCGGAAATTATGGATATGAAACGTATGTGATTTCTGATGCAACGGCAGCTTTTGACAGAATTGGAATCAATGGAGAAAAATACGATGCAGAAATAATACATTATACTACACTGGCCAATCTCAATGATGAATTTGCAACTATTTGGAATTCTGAAAAATTACTGAAGGAATTGTAA